The region CTGGGCTCGGTCCTCTCGTACGCCGCCACCGGCGCCCTGCCCTTCGGGGCGGCGAACAGCGGGGTGCACGCGATGATGTTCCGCATCGCACAGGAGGATCCCGACCTGGACGGCGTACCGGAGGGCCTCGCCGACCTCGTACGGCACTGTCTGCGCAAGGACCCCGCCGCCCGCCCCGGCCTCGACGAGATCCTGGAGCGCATCGGCGCGGAGGACACCGTCGTGGAAGGACGCTCCCGCGATCCGTGGCTGCCCAGCGCGCTGGTGGCCCAACTCGGGCGGCACGCCGTGCGGTTGCTGGACACGGAGAACCCGGACGAGCGCCCCGCACCGGCTCCGGCGCCGCCCGCGCGCCAGGCCGCCGCCCCCGCTCAGGAACCGGCCCCGGGATCCGCCCCGGCGGCCCTGGACCTGTCCAAGTCCACCCCCGCACCCACCCCTGCACCCACCCCCGCTCCCGAGGTCGCCCCGGAGCACGCCGCCACCCCGCCCCCGCCGGGAGGACCGGCCTCGACGGACCACCTCCCGACGCTGATCGCGGGCGCCGACCAGACACCCCCGCCGGCCGCACCACCCGCCGCGCACCCGGCGTACGGCCATCCCCAGCAGCACCCCAGCCCCACGGGCCCGCCCGTGTACGGCTATCCGCAGGGCGGCTGGGGCGCACCCGGCTCGTACGGCCCTACGCCGCCGTACGGACCGGGCATGCCCACCACGCCGTACGGCCCCGCGGGCGTCCCCGAACCCGAGCCGCCGCGCAGAAGCGGCCGCTCCACCGCCGCCCTGATCGTCGTGGCGCTGGTCGTCGCGCTCGGCGCGGGCGGTTCCGTCTACGCGCTGATGCAGGGCGGCACGGCCAAGGGCACCGACGACGCGAAGGCGTCCTCGGCCGCGTCCACGAGCCCGACCTCCCCCGACTCGCCCCCGCCCTCCTCCACTCCCTCCTCCTCCCCTTCCGATTCCCCCTCGCCCCAGACATCCCAGGGGGGCACGATCCCGGAGGGGTTCCTCGGCACCTGGGACGCCTCCATCGACAACGCGACCGGCCACAACACCCGCCGACTGACCATCCAGCAGGGCGCGGTGGGCGACACGGTCCTCTCGCTCGTCGCGGACGGTCCGTCCGGCAGCAGCACCTACCACTGCGTCTTCCAGGCCGAACTGACCGCTGCCCCCGGCGCCGGGGGTCCCCTGGTGATCGGCCCCTCCGAAGTCACCGGCGGCGCACCGATCTCGTCCTGCTCGCCGGGTGCCGCCTCCGAGATCACCCTTCTGTCCGACGGGCGGCTGCGCCGGGTGAACACGGGCTCGGGC is a window of Streptomyces sp. NBC_00271 DNA encoding:
- a CDS encoding serine/threonine-protein kinase, with protein sequence MEKLGAGEPQQIGAYRLLARLGAGGMGRVYLARSDRGRTVAVKLVREELAAQEEFRARFRQEVLAARRVGGLWTAPVLDADTEAAVPWVATGYVAGPSLQTVVGHDHGALPERSVRILAAGLAHALKDIHAAGLIHRDLKPSNVLVTIDGPRVIDFGIARALETVTDGGLTRTGALVGSPGFMAPEQVRGDRVTPACDVFCLGSVLSYAATGALPFGAANSGVHAMMFRIAQEDPDLDGVPEGLADLVRHCLRKDPAARPGLDEILERIGAEDTVVEGRSRDPWLPSALVAQLGRHAVRLLDTENPDERPAPAPAPPARQAAAPAQEPAPGSAPAALDLSKSTPAPTPAPTPAPEVAPEHAATPPPPGGPASTDHLPTLIAGADQTPPPAAPPAAHPAYGHPQQHPSPTGPPVYGYPQGGWGAPGSYGPTPPYGPGMPTTPYGPAGVPEPEPPRRSGRSTAALIVVALVVALGAGGSVYALMQGGTAKGTDDAKASSAASTSPTSPDSPPPSSTPSSSPSDSPSPQTSQGGTIPEGFLGTWDASIDNATGHNTRRLTIQQGAVGDTVLSLVADGPSGSSTYHCVFQAELTAAPGAGGPLVIGPSEVTGGAPISSCSPGAASEITLLSDGRLRRVNTGSGESLTYTKSG